The following are from one region of the Rhizobium sullae genome:
- the rfbD gene encoding dTDP-4-dehydrorhamnose reductase: protein MRIAVTGKQGQVVQSLLRRGAERGVEIIAIGRPEIDLADPASIAAVFSALHPDLIVSAAAYTAVDKAESEPELAFAVNAVGAAAVAEAAARLGIPVVHLSTDYVFSGDKPSAYAEDDDTGPVSVYGRSKLAGEKAVAAANPNHVILRTAWVYSPFGANFLKTMLRLAETRDHLRVVADQTGCPTSALDIADAILAIAARLVTDPAPSQRGIFHLTGSGEASWADFAGEIFAELHRSGGKNVRIERITTADYPTPAKRPANSRLVGDRLAETYGIRLPEWKQSMKIVMQELLNKGL from the coding sequence ATGCGCATCGCCGTCACCGGCAAACAGGGCCAGGTCGTCCAGTCGCTGCTCAGGCGCGGCGCCGAAAGGGGTGTCGAAATCATCGCGATCGGGCGCCCGGAGATTGATCTTGCGGACCCTGCAAGCATCGCGGCCGTATTCTCAGCCCTGCACCCGGACCTCATCGTCTCGGCCGCAGCCTATACGGCTGTCGACAAGGCCGAGAGCGAACCCGAACTCGCCTTCGCCGTCAATGCGGTAGGTGCTGCGGCGGTTGCCGAAGCTGCCGCGCGGCTCGGCATCCCGGTCGTCCACCTTTCAACCGACTACGTCTTCAGCGGCGACAAGCCGTCGGCCTATGCCGAAGACGATGACACTGGGCCGGTCTCCGTCTACGGGCGTTCGAAGCTTGCGGGCGAAAAGGCGGTGGCGGCGGCGAACCCCAACCACGTCATCCTGCGCACCGCCTGGGTCTATTCGCCTTTCGGAGCCAATTTCCTGAAAACGATGCTTCGGCTTGCCGAGACCCGCGATCATCTCAGAGTCGTCGCCGATCAGACGGGATGCCCGACGTCTGCGCTCGATATTGCTGACGCGATCCTTGCGATCGCAGCCCGTCTCGTTACGGACCCGGCACCATCGCAGCGCGGGATCTTTCACCTCACCGGCAGTGGCGAGGCAAGCTGGGCGGATTTCGCCGGAGAAATATTCGCAGAGCTTCACCGGTCCGGCGGCAAGAACGTCCGAATTGAACGCATCACGACGGCGGACTATCCGACGCCGGCGAAACGCCCCGCCAATTCACGGCTCGTTGGCGACAGGCTCGCCGAAACATATGGCATCCGCCTGCCGGAGTGGAAGCAATCCATGAAGATCGTCATGCAAGAGCTTTTGAACAAAGGCCTTTAG
- the rfbA gene encoding glucose-1-phosphate thymidylyltransferase RfbA: MKGIILAGGTGTRLHPITQAVSKQLMPVYDKPMIYYPLTTLMLAGIRDLMIITTPHDVEAFKRLLGDGSQWGISLTYAVQPSPDGLAQAFTIGADFIHGDSSALVLGDNIFYGHGLPEIMKSGTSRREGATVFAYHVTDPERYGVVGFDAKMNALSIEEKPQEPKSNWAVTGLYFYDQQVVDIAANLKPSPRGELEITDVNRIYLERGQLFVELMGRGYAWLDTGTPDSLLDAAGFVSTLEKRQGFKIACPEEVAWRMGYISQDELAELAKRLGKSAYGQYLTKLSSDW, encoded by the coding sequence ATGAAGGGGATTATTCTCGCTGGGGGAACGGGCACGCGATTGCACCCGATCACGCAGGCCGTCTCGAAACAGCTGATGCCGGTCTATGACAAGCCGATGATCTACTATCCGCTGACGACGCTCATGCTCGCCGGTATTCGGGACCTCATGATAATCACAACGCCGCACGACGTCGAAGCCTTCAAGCGCCTCCTCGGCGACGGCTCGCAATGGGGCATTTCGCTAACCTATGCCGTACAGCCGAGCCCGGACGGCCTCGCCCAGGCCTTCACCATCGGCGCCGACTTCATCCATGGCGACAGCTCTGCGCTCGTCCTCGGCGACAACATCTTCTACGGCCACGGCCTGCCGGAAATCATGAAATCCGGCACGAGCCGCCGGGAAGGCGCGACGGTCTTCGCCTACCACGTCACCGATCCGGAGCGCTACGGCGTCGTCGGCTTCGATGCGAAGATGAATGCGCTGTCGATCGAGGAGAAACCCCAAGAGCCGAAATCCAACTGGGCGGTGACGGGCCTCTATTTCTACGACCAACAGGTGGTCGACATCGCCGCCAACCTGAAGCCGTCACCGCGCGGTGAACTGGAAATCACCGACGTCAACCGCATCTATCTGGAGCGCGGTCAGCTCTTCGTGGAACTGATGGGCCGGGGCTATGCCTGGCTCGACACCGGCACGCCCGACAGCCTGCTCGATGCCGCCGGTTTCGTCAGCACGCTGGAAAAGCGCCAGGGCTTCAAGATCGCCTGCCCCGAGGAAGTCGCCTGGCGCATGGGCTACATCTCGCAGGACGAACTTGCCGAACTTGCCAAAAGACTCGGCAAGAGCGCCTACGGGCAGTACCTGACGAAGCTCTCATCCGACTGGTGA